A region of Paenibacillus thiaminolyticus DNA encodes the following proteins:
- a CDS encoding EndoS/ChiA family endoglycosidase: protein MKKKTSLLLILSTVLIFSFMSGSIITASPSTSAVNEVTEAQKAPIMMAYYRTWRDVTMPHDANSTLPYPNVTAMTDIPEEVDIVSVFHYVKPGTDEQLFWDTLRDTYVPILHERQTKVIRTIDIRELYNVPSMGTMPTSKEYDDHAQSLIDKYVTPYNLDGLDIDMEENLTQEKETKAFGVFEALSKRLGPMSNSGKLLIYDTNKDNHSLFKKVAPFCDYLFLQAYGRDPGRLDSTWATYRNTIFPDQFLPGISFQEELGANWADTQEPFETSRAYKYAVWQPEDGPKGGMFIYAIDRDGKEYGDNTITETDFSWTKKLIDVLKNK, encoded by the coding sequence ATGAAGAAGAAAACATCATTGTTGTTAATCTTGTCGACAGTTTTAATTTTCTCTTTTATGAGTGGCTCAATTATTACAGCTAGTCCTTCAACTTCTGCAGTAAACGAGGTAACTGAGGCTCAAAAAGCTCCTATAATGATGGCATACTATAGAACATGGCGTGACGTAACCATGCCTCATGATGCAAATTCAACTCTACCATACCCTAATGTGACAGCTATGACAGACATTCCTGAAGAAGTCGATATCGTTTCCGTCTTCCACTATGTAAAACCAGGTACAGATGAACAACTATTTTGGGACACGCTTCGTGATACATATGTGCCTATCTTGCACGAACGACAAACCAAAGTGATACGCACTATAGATATTAGGGAGCTATATAACGTACCTAGCATGGGTACAATGCCCACATCCAAAGAATATGATGATCATGCGCAATCCTTAATAGATAAATACGTAACTCCCTACAATTTAGATGGCTTAGATATTGATATGGAGGAAAATTTAACTCAAGAAAAAGAAACAAAAGCTTTTGGTGTTTTTGAAGCTCTGTCTAAACGGTTAGGACCAATGTCGAATAGTGGCAAACTGCTTATCTATGATACAAACAAAGACAATCATAGCCTATTCAAAAAAGTAGCTCCATTTTGTGATTATTTGTTTCTGCAAGCTTATGGCAGAGACCCTGGTAGATTAGATAGTACATGGGCAACTTATAGAAATACGATCTTCCCTGATCAGTTTCTTCCGGGGATATCTTTTCAGGAAGAATTAGGTGCAAACTGGGCTGATACTCAGGAACCATTTGAAACAAGCAGAGCTTACAAATATGCTGTTTGGCAACCGGAAGATGGCCCTAAGGGAGGAATGTTTATCTATGCCATCGATAGAGATGGAAAAGAATACGGCGATAATACAATTACGGAAACAGACTTTAGTTGGACAAAAAAATTAATTGATGTCTTGAAAAACAAATAA
- a CDS encoding SDR family NAD(P)-dependent oxidoreductase yields the protein MIISELNKLNIEAKSYVADVTDLPALKQALQAAKQDFGRIDVLEYSPYSGPGIFRHVLETTPENVLEQVKGHILPAIFAVNEVLPDMIKNRSGAILFTTGLSAMFPLPSIGNVGIVMSGLRNYATNL from the coding sequence ATGATCATAAGTGAACTAAACAAGCTAAATATTGAAGCGAAGTCTTATGTCGCAGATGTTACGGATTTGCCAGCTCTAAAGCAAGCTTTACAGGCTGCTAAACAAGACTTTGGCCGTATTGATGTGCTCGAATATAGCCCTTATTCAGGACCGGGTATTTTCAGACATGTGTTGGAAACAACACCTGAAAACGTCTTAGAACAAGTAAAAGGCCATATACTGCCTGCGATTTTTGCTGTCAATGAAGTATTACCCGACATGATAAAGAATCGTTCGGGAGCGATACTTTTTACAACAGGCTTATCTGCAATGTTTCCATTGCCGTCTATAGGGAATGTCGGAATCGTCATGTCTGGTCTTCGCAATTATGCAACGAACCTTTAA